A region of Paenimyroides aestuarii DNA encodes the following proteins:
- a CDS encoding tetratricopeptide repeat protein, producing MTKQITIIILTFLLFSCKGKNGNENQGMDVNSQLKEVTNYQELNDFQSANKLLNTLINENPNNAELYFRLAHSKTISNPNLFEIMNLLEECLKRDSLNFKALYLKSQGLMFMGDFKGALETEKRILENYPDSFILKADIASTLLFNGDFEKAIEFSESILPESPNIYENERLIRVQIYANYFLDNIEDVKIGKDKLQQLGFETDYLQKLIDSKELKFENFAVGKNVGNKPCSLNELNIMFPEKS from the coding sequence ATGACAAAACAAATAACAATTATAATTCTGACCTTTTTACTTTTTTCTTGTAAAGGAAAAAACGGAAATGAAAATCAGGGTATGGATGTGAATTCTCAATTGAAAGAAGTAACCAATTATCAAGAATTAAATGACTTTCAAAGTGCAAATAAGCTATTGAATACCTTAATAAACGAAAATCCAAATAATGCAGAATTATATTTTCGTTTAGCTCACTCCAAAACCATTTCTAATCCAAATCTTTTTGAAATAATGAATCTTCTTGAAGAATGCTTAAAAAGAGATTCACTAAACTTTAAAGCTCTCTATTTAAAATCTCAAGGTCTTATGTTTATGGGAGACTTTAAAGGAGCTTTAGAAACCGAAAAAAGAATTTTAGAGAATTATCCTGATTCATTTATTTTAAAAGCTGATATTGCTTCAACATTGTTGTTTAATGGAGATTTTGAGAAAGCTATTGAATTCTCTGAATCAATATTACCAGAAAGTCCGAACATTTACGAAAACGAAAGACTAATTAGAGTACAAATATATGCTAACTATTTTTTAGACAATATTGAGGATGTCAAAATAGGAAAAGACAAATTACAACAGCTAGGCTTCGAAACTGATTATTTACAGAAACTTATTGATAGTAAGGAACTGAAATTTGAAAACTTTGCTGTTGGAAAAAATGTTGGAAATAAACCCTGTTCACTTAATGAATTGAACATTATGTTTCCAGAAAAGAGTTAA
- a CDS encoding DUF3276 family protein, which yields MNKNKLHTDKIVKGNRTYFFDIKKSEQGDLYLTISEKKKTDNTSEHHRVMIFEEDLKDFVDTFRNALLKFKELQQPKTEEKKYSIEKIRATHQNAYQPWTEEDDEKLELLFCEGKKVKELAHIFERKEGAITSRIKKLELKEKYGR from the coding sequence ATGAACAAAAATAAATTACATACAGATAAAATAGTAAAAGGAAATCGAACCTACTTTTTTGACATAAAAAAGAGTGAACAAGGAGATTTGTATCTAACTATTTCAGAGAAGAAAAAAACTGACAATACTTCGGAACATCATAGAGTTATGATTTTTGAAGAAGATTTAAAGGATTTTGTGGATACGTTTAGAAATGCACTATTGAAGTTTAAAGAACTTCAACAACCAAAGACTGAAGAAAAAAAATATTCAATAGAAAAAATTAGAGCAACACACCAAAATGCCTATCAACCTTGGACAGAAGAAGATGATGAAAAACTTGAATTGTTATTTTGTGAAGGTAAAAAAGTAAAAGAACTTGCTCATATTTTCGAAAGAAAAGAAGGAGCAATAACCTCTCGAATTAAAAAACTCGAACTAAAGGAAAAATATGGGCGATAA